The Bifidobacterium asteroides genomic interval CGAGACGGGCACTGAACCAAGCAGCTTGGTCAGCAGGCCATAGACTGTGTCCACATCGTCCTCGTCGATGGTGATCTCGTAGAGCTCCTCCAGGTCGGTGATGGGTGTGCGGACCGGCAGTTGCCAGGTGTGCGGGCCGATCTGTTTGGGCTCATCGTGCTGGACACGGTCGTGCTCGTCCTCCAGCTCGCCCACGATCTGCTCAATGGCATCCTCTATGGTGACCAGACCGGCGATGCCCCCGTACTCGTCCACGACCACGGCCAGGTGGTGGCGGGAGCGCTGCATGTAGTGGAAGAGGTCGTCGACCGGCTTGGATTCAGGTACCAGAACCGGCCGGCGAATGATGGAGGCGACCGATCTGTCGCCCTTGCGGTTGAAGGCCAGGGCGCGAACCACGTCCTTCAAGTAGACGATGCCGACCAGGTCATCCACGTCGTCCCCTATAGCGGGAATGCGGGAGAATCCCGACCGGGAGAAGAGCTTCAGGGCCGAATCCAGGCTGGCATCCTTGGAGATGCAGATCATGTCGGTGCGGGGAACCATGATCTCGCGCGTCAGCGTGGTCGACAGGGTCAACACGTTCTTCAGCATCTCGGAGATCTCGGGATCGAAGGCACCGGCCTCCACCAGTTGGTCGACCATAGCTCGACCCTGCTCGATCTGGATCTTCTCCAGCTCCTCGTCGTCGGAAAGGTCGCCGCGGTGGTTTTTGCGGGAGCGGGCTTCGGCCTGCCGCCGACGCTTGAAAGGCGTCAGAAGAACAGCCAGCCCGACCAGGCGAACATGCTTGAGCAGTGCCTCCATGGGCTGGCGGGAAC includes:
- a CDS encoding hemolysin family protein — protein: MSDRAIVALVVMALAAIALVVLSLALAEAQGALNRVTRSSLNNLILGLQTDQELSQFSRMKRIDRIHRAQSLISQRQVTGSACAYVRIICDILVGVLVACMAALGGLPLWEQLLCGVVMAVLVAAISVTLGPHGRSRQPMEALLKHVRLVGLAVLLTPFKRRRQAEARSRKNHRGDLSDDEELEKIQIEQGRAMVDQLVEAGAFDPEISEMLKNVLTLSTTLTREIMVPRTDMICISKDASLDSALKLFSRSGFSRIPAIGDDVDDLVGIVYLKDVVRALAFNRKGDRSVASIIRRPVLVPESKPVDDLFHYMQRSRHHLAVVVDEYGGIAGLVTIEDAIEQIVGELEDEHDRVQHDEPKQIGPHTWQLPVRTPITDLEELYEITIDEDDVDTVYGLLTKLLGSVPVSGASAVTRGIRLTAGEAVGRRKKIATIVVEPANGSSIALEDGAEQKEEQADGDQPEQDSQENS